Part of the Musa acuminata AAA Group cultivar baxijiao chromosome BXJ3-10, Cavendish_Baxijiao_AAA, whole genome shotgun sequence genome, ATAAAAGGAACACAATTAAAttaaatagaaaacaagaaaCCATGTAAGTAGCCTAAAACATCTGCTGAACATTTTAAGGACAAAGTTGATATATGGTATACTTCTGTTACCAAATGTCTACAGCTTCTACATAATTTTTCTTAAACAGTAACCAATATCGTAAAGACATGAATAGAAGAAGCCACTGGACTAAGATAACACCGCCAATGCATGTGAAAGACAGTGCATATTGTGTTACAGCAAAATCCAACAACTTTATGTAACTAAAGATTAAATAATAAAGTAAACATCTTCCAGAGTGACTAGAATACAAAAACATTATGCAAACAGGAGAAAGCAAAAAACAGCGTTGAGATTTGTGCTGCTTTTAGAGTGGGTTCAACCACAGGGATCagacattattattttttcactTGTATAAAGGTCCAACTATTAGTTAAATGGCACAAGCCAGGTCAGGTGTATCAGTCATAAATAAGTCTTCCTAAATTTCAGGTAGGCCAAACTTTTATCCACAAACACATTTATGGTACAAGTAGTTGGATACTGTTGCTTTTAGAAGTCTTGCATTAGAAGAAACAACTATAAAAGAAATAAGGAGCCAAGACATAAGGTAATGGTTTGCACCTCCACTCCACCAATGGCAAATAGAACCACCAAAAGCTCCACAAACCAGAATGACATGAGTTTGTATAGTAAGATCAAGAAACAAGAAGCAATCACAACGAACAAAATTGCTGATGTTGTGTTGATGTCCACCACACTGCCAGAACCAGTGGTTTCCATCTTGAGAAACTCATCTGGTGCATCCTACGAGTAATTAAGTATTATTTTTATcagttaaatataaaatatttgagaAGTTCCAAATCTACAAGATGATAAAACACCAAATAATCAAGAACATCAAGAAAAGATGCAGACTTTTAACAACTTTTCTTGCTCAATAGATGCTTCTCTAGCACTCCATGCTGACCAATATGAAGCACATAAGATGGTTCCAACTGCCATAAGCCACAGAAAAACCTCTGCTGTGTCTACAAGAGGACGATCTGGGGAGTACAACTGCACAGAAACTGAAGAAGATGTGAACAATTAGGACtccttgaaattaaaaaaaaaaaatccaaaacagCTACTGCCAAATCAAATGTCAGAAAATGAGATTTTGTATATTACAATGTCTCCAGATGGAACAAAGAGAtggtaaaaataattttacaaaaaacATTATCTCTATATGTCACGGCCTTGCACAGGTGACCAAAAAGGAGTAGAAACAAACAAACATGTTCATCTGTGCCTTGTAAGAGTAGCTGAAGGGGACAGAAAGGCGAGGCACATGCATTACACTCTGAGCAGACATGTGCATTCATTGGAGTAAACAATCATGAGAAGAGCTTAAAAAAATACTGGGATTTTGTATCTCATGTTATCAGAAAAACTTACGTGAAGCGCCACTCTTAAGACTTCTCTCCAGACTTACACCTGCGTCATGTGGTAGCATAACTGCAGGTATATTTATATCTAAATCCGTCTCATTTCGTTCACAAACCATCTTGTATAGTTCTGCACAGAAAGAGACACATAAAAAACAGAAAGATTTACAAAAAAACTTAAAAGGTGATATTCCATAAAGATGTAATGAGCCTTATCTAGCATGCATATGGATCTATCCTTACGATACCATGACAAAGAATATAAGAGTCagataaagaaagcaaaaagattGATGAATCAAGTATATCTTTGTACTGTAAAGAATAATTTGAAAGTTCTTATTACCAAGTTGGTATAATCATTAGAACAAAAGGAACGTTGGCAAAATGGATCGCTCATGGATGTAAGCAATACCAAGTGCAGACTTCCTCTGTTTTGGCAGTTCTAGCCACAGTTCAAATTCAAACTTATCAATCTATTTCTATATATCACAAAAGCTAAGAACTTGTTTCTTTTAGCTTCGCTAATGACTCAGAAAACAAGGCCCATGTAGCATTGACAAAATGAAAGTTGTTGATTAACATGTAACCTCCAAGTAGGTGAATCTATGTTCTATAATGTGCATGACTGGGATTGCATCTCCCTATGAAGGCCAAGTTTAGGAATCCCCAGTCAAGGTTTTAGCCTTTAAATAATACTAGTTTGGACACCCTATTGGTTTGGTTAGCGACCGAGACACCAGTAACTGACCAGTACTACCTGACATTTAAGAAGGTTAAGAGAAGGAAAAAGAGTGGTATGCCAAGTGACACTGAGTGGTATGGTCCATCATCGGTGCTTGGTCGAACTGGTAAACAATGATCAGTAtgtaatgttctatcaatatttgGAAGTTGAAATCATCTTCTCCAGCTTGTCTCACAAGTATAGATAGAAGGGATTCACTTAAACAACTACAAGATGGTGGCTTATGGAAGGCATCTATTTGGGTCTTACTTTAAACATGATGAGGAAAATAAATGGAGATATTCATAAAGAGGAACTATGAACCAAAATGAAGGTGAAAGACTAGAAGAAGAATACCATAAGGAGTTGATGAGCATAAAGTTTCACACAGGAGATGGAATGACTATGTAACTGAAATAGAACAGATTGCTAAAAGATAACAGAGTCCCCTGACTTGTCTCTTCACATCTTATTTATTAGACCACTCAAAATTAATGGCAAAAACAGCAATGTAGAGAATAGGAAAGGTGACCTTTACTTACGGTTATTTATGATCAACAAAGCAGAAGCACCAGCAGCTTCAGCAACCTTTGCCTTTGTTGTAAATTTGCACCTTCCACGATGCACCAAAAGAATGTCTCCAGCAATCTAACATGAGAAACAAACAAATAATAGCTGCAATAGAGATGAAGCTTGTTAACTGTATGAACAACTTCAAATATGACTGAATAACAAACCTTTTCCTTAGGTGCAGTGCAGCAATCAGACGGATCCGAAAGAGAGAGGGGAGTCCGGCTTGCGCATTTCTCCTTAGTCTGTATAGTTGTGCCAAATCGAGCACCAACTCCAACAAACTCACTATCTTCTTCATTGTTAATCCAAGTTTGCACTTTTACCTAATCAGAAGCCGACAACCAATGGTAAATTAAAATACAAAAACAGAATCTAAATTTTATAAAGTACACACTGATCATTAATAAGAggaatttttttgtattttgggACTAAGAACTAAAACTGAAATAATACATCGAGCCGATAAAACATGGCAAAAAATTAGTTAGAGATGCAAAACGCGACATCATAAAtgaaagagacaaaaaaaaaatctagaattTAGTTATAAATGCAAAGAACTTAAGATATGAGCCTCCTAGAGCTCATGATTTAGTAAATACGAAAAGCCACCTCTTTCAGTTGCAGATTATTAACTATGTTGTTTTGTTTCAATTATAATGCCAACAATACGTGAAAGATTCCCTATTTCTCCCCTTTTCTTTTTCCATTTTCAAGCGGTCTCTTTTCATGTCAAACATGCCAAGCTGCTATTCTCGTCATTCTCAACCATATGTCTCACTTCTTTTCAGACTAGCCAACCAAAGCAAGAAACTAACCCCAATTCAAGGGAAGATGGGCTACTTACTGATGCCCTTTTGTGTTCCGCGAGGGCCTCAGAACCACATTGCAATCTTTCTAACACACAAATCAAGGACAAAGTAGAAGGCCTATAACACCCCGCCTCTAATATCGACCTCAGGTAACAAAAAACGTCACATTGTCCACCAGCATTGTAAGAACCAAGAGTCCCTCAGATCAAGAACGGAGGAACCAGAAGGGAATCCTCACCAAAATGAAGTGATTGGAGCATCCCGGCAACTTCGGGGCCTTGTCGTCCTCGTGCACGATGTCGCCGGCGTACGTCAGTCCGGGGATGAGCCACAGCAGCATCAAAGCCCTCAGAGCCCTGCTCCGATCCATCACCCTAGTCTTAGCTCACCGAGAACGAGAGAAGCGGAAGGAGGAGATTTCAATGGACGGTAATCGGGGGAAGCATGGAAAACGGGTGAGAGGagtagaagaaggaagaaggaagaggtagATCGCCACTGCTGCTTTCGTGTATTATTGTGTACTACTACCCACCAAAGGCGCGTCGTCTCGTCCACTTCGTTGCGGTCAGTGCGGCTGGTCCACCGTCCGCGCGGTTTGGCGGTGAGGCAAGAGGAAGATGCTTCGAGATTCGTGCTCAAGTGAATCTTGACAAGGATCAACGGTTTACGATTTCCCCGCACCGTGCGCGACGGCACATGGAAGGACGGTTGCGTGCGCCCCTCGGGCCGGGGGAACCGACGGTGGCGGCCGATACGGCGGAACACCGTTGCGGGGTTTCGCTCTGCTGTTTCCGTTGACAGTTTGCCGTCTCCCATTTACCTCAATAATTAATTATCTATAACATTtcgatttttatatatattttttttaaaattatattaatttttttatacttaaaattatatatttatattaatattgttAAAAAAAACATTCTTACTCCATTCTTTCTAATGAAAAGTTCATCATGTTGCTTTACTATTCTTACCACTTGATCGAGATGGTTCCTTATAGCTTTGCAGAGAACTGTTCCTGTCCCTGTGGTGCCAAATGAACAAGTTGGCAGCGACATTAAGGTACCATTCAGCAATAACTATTTGTTCACCAAGAATTCTACTCTTTCATCTTTTGAGGCCAATAGGGATTAAGAAGATAGTAAAAGTCACAGCTTCTCGTCTCCCCTATTCCCTATTCTGTGAAGGGAGATTTCCTTCCTTGTGATACAAAGGCATGAGATGGTAGGAGATTTATTGCTGTCTGCATGAATGGCCTGCTCTCATAGTCTGAATGGAGTTACAGGGAAGGACAAGGAAAGAGTAGATCGAATTGCTcactgctatatatatatatatatacttattaaccataatatatatatatatacttaatatACTTAttaaccataatatatatatggttAATATACTTATACTTAttaaccataatatatatatatatatatatatatacttattaaccataatatatatatatatatattatggttaaTAAGTATATTAAGTCTTTAAGTTGACTGATTAAAGGAATCGATATTTTATAATCTTTTTGTAAAttatacaatgataaaatatttgaagAAGAGTGTATTTCTTACGAAAAATACATTTGAATATTTTAAATTGAGCGTGGCAGCATTTATTGCTTATATGTTGTTAAGTATGCATATGAGAGATCCGACTCACATGAGATATCCACTCGTAATCCCGACTAGGAAAATTGAGCTTTCAGCTTATCATTGTAAGGACACATTTTTAGTGTAATTAGATAATTTCTTTGGGGTCAAAGAGTTAATTTTGATGTAGATAATCCAGTTAATTTAATT contains:
- the LOC135651582 gene encoding signal peptide peptidase-like 4, translating into MDRSRALRALMLLWLIPGLTYAGDIVHEDDKAPKLPGCSNHFILVKVQTWINNEEDSEFVGVGARFGTTIQTKEKCASRTPLSLSDPSDCCTAPKEKIAGDILLVHRGRCKFTTKAKVAEAAGASALLIINNQLYKMVCERNETDLDINIPAVMLPHDAGVSLERSLKSGASLSVQLYSPDRPLVDTAEVFLWLMAVGTILCASYWSAWSAREASIEQEKLLKDAPDEFLKMETTGSGSVVDINTTSAILFVVIASCFLILLYKLMSFWFVELLVVLFAIGGVEGLQTCLVAMLSRWLKHAGETFIKVPFFGAVSYLTLAVSPFCVAFAVLWAVYRRVSFAWIGQDVLGIALIITVLQIVRVPNLKVGMVLLSYVAFLYDIFWVFVSKRWFYESVMIMSFEGIGPQRMVFLCFLRSHACLIPGVDTTL